One stretch of Cheilinus undulatus linkage group 5, ASM1832078v1, whole genome shotgun sequence DNA includes these proteins:
- the setbp1 gene encoding SET-binding protein: MEPRDLVGSARPKEAELHGGRVGPNEGDQQGAGGMGLARGEDVVNGAISEGEGLEEQGEGLLEEQEFSIKEASFQEGSLKLKIQTTKRTKKPPKNLENYICPPEIRMTIRPPVGEGKGGRQGRNGGGASAGRGQKDEERGPPRKRTYERQFRIPEQREGGLLQLLGDHTPPKHQLRSSLLPAHTLSHAQQTPHAHTPQFQQHQISSDWTTSTAPSASPTNPSDSQTSRELTQPFPRSATQSPSPQRSLTPDLQLPVVTDASILNLTSLSRGRGLQEVSEQLFGNIKRKYGRKDSQRMISNPHSAETPWGRQPEKGSESPANSEERQKYRQEETAERFHEEREERRKEDRERENAGRRGDEGDRGMPMLTEEGKGRKRRRRPSFDESFSVDEQSQQRQESTVKHQSGPPEPKVVHKTENRLTSQTDVSRERTEKVDKGEKREKVERVDKPERGEIVTSVTDQESNRMKKNPIGRPKISSDGLKHKEPSHNHINRPTSNTNPRLPSPNPSPSPRSSISPIPSPKPRLNISPSPSPRPRAALSPSPSHSTSSTASSRQTKAKDRWSYLKAKSHASVTSPQRDIRASPSTLADPPSAFPITPSSPLYTNTDSLTVHTPIKRKRGRPKKQPLLTVETIHEGTSTSPPSPLAQEGSTGLNHRRKTHTINTLVQMASSTPTLNSPSLKLKRGRGFPRPVNKMKLGKMQSILNEILSTSSQNGTLALKSASAPVSSAMTAMASTIEARLGKQINVSKRGTIYIGKKRGRKPRAETQGSNTPKTTREKPLISVSTSSLYESPAVPSATSSPNPTAPSIRASHPDATMPSLQPISALPSKPPGRGFLSGGWKLSPPRLLANSPSHLSEGASVKEATLSPISESHSEETIPSDSGIGTDNNSTSDQTEKGPASRRRYSFDLCGYEAAEAAALEASNRNSRTRCDRQVTAVDNFLSQQEKKQKHHRRKRKCLQSRDHLHFLAELEEVVLKLQQLRVSHRRFTCYPQHPYPSIFRLNFHHYYPVSYDSYSCDSSSYLRRSADLKAKRRRGRPAKASEPITSKLPFVQGYGYPLAGGNYYAAPYAMPYAPHLSLGYFPPPPPFYLPHHSLGPAPPSPFMRPAVPPPKAFHSSGHPKLQPGSKLRNASAPLQGSSLREGLGSLGSGNAGSLAGVRLHKRKHKHKHKHKDEPLLSLRDRQELGGLFSGAKTNARLSMLSDRRDLTSQSSSKHLEKQRSSGRASGLGSSLGMFESDQLSARSLSDSQFHSSQTQQPINSFMSSYSSQSQRSGSASDLILGSHEDECSGRNRKTRLAVFGDQGLLSFQTARQEPGQINKCSSPSLTGVPGKRRYKRREVEQIQKDVRRMHSLNFEHVQKILRAKRLQRQAKTGNNVIKRRPGRPRKQPIVEPEQQTIRKEVDRVDGQGLDMLAGRRGDGRTLGMPILERCDDLPGRQSLRPSLTPEPLEFSNHDSISATIETVVHQARSVPQPAKGGKRRSRGHSRDDLWAPSGL; encoded by the exons ACCTACGAGCGCCAGTTCAGAATACCTGAGCAGCGAGAGGGGGGTCTGCTGCAACTACTGGGAGATCATACTCCGCCCAAACACCAGCTCCGCAGCTCCCTCCTTCCTGCGCACACACTCTCACACGCACAGCAAACACCGCATGCCCACACACCCCAATTCCAACAACACCAAATCAGTTCAGACTGGACCACGTCTACAGCACCTTCTGCATCCCCGACCAATCCCTCGGATTCTCAGACATCCAGAGAGCTGACCCAGCCTTTCCCACGATCAGCCACACAGAGCCCCTCACCTCAGAGATCTCTGACTCCAGACCTGCAGCTGCCTGTGGTTACAGATGCCAGTATTCTTAACCTGACTTCTCTCAGCAG GGGGAGGGGtttgcaggaggtcagtgagcaGCTCTTTGGGAACATCAAAAGGAAGTATGGCAGGAAGGACTCCCAGAGGATGATCAGTAATCCCCACAGTGCTGAAACACCTTGGGGAAGACAGCCAGAGAAAGGATCGGAGAGCCCGGCTAACTCAGAGGAGAGACAGAAATACAGGCAGGAGGAGACGGCTGAGCGCTTCCATGAAGAAAGAGAAGAGCGGAGAAAAGAGGACAGGGAGCGAGAAAATGCTGGAAGGAGGGGAGATGAAGGCGACAGAGGGATGCCCATGCTGACAGAGGAAGGGAAAGGAAGGAAGAGGCGGAGGAGGCCCTCTTTTGATGAGTCTTTTTCTGTGGATGAGCAATCACAGCAAAGGCAGGAGAGTACAGTGAAGCACCAGTCTGGACCCCCAGAACCCAAAGTAGTACATAAGACAGAGAATCGGCTTACAAGTCAGACTGATGTTAGCAGAGAGAGGACAGAAAAAGTTGATAAAggtgagaaaagagaaaaggtaGAAAGAGTCGACAAGCCAGAAAGAGGAGAGATAGTTACAAGCGTTACTGATCAAGAGTCTAATAGGATGAAAAAGAACCCCATAGGTCGTCCTAAAATCAGCTCAGATGGCCTCAAACACAAAGAGCCATCTCATAATCACATCAACAGACCTACTAGTAACACAAACCCTAGACTTCCAAGCCCAAACCCCAGCCCTAGCCCAAGGAGTAGCATTAGTCCAATCCCAAGCCCTAAACCAAGGCTCAACATTAGCCCGAGTCCCAGCCCAAGGCCCAGGGCAGCCCTAAGTCCAAGCCCCAGCCACAGCACCAGctccacagccagctccagacAAACTAAGGCCAAGGACAGGTGGTCCTACCTGAAAGCTAAAAGCCATGCCAGTGTCACGTCACCCCAGAGGGACATCAGGGCTAGCCCCTCTACCTTAGCTGACCCACCCTCAGCCTTCCCCATCACCCCCTCCAGCCCCCTTTACACTAACACAGACAGCCTGACAGTCCACACACCCATCAAGAGGAAACGAGGACGGCCCAAGAAGCAGCCGCTCCTAACAGTGGAGACCATCCACGAAGGCACCTCCACATCTCCTCCTAGTCCTCTGGCACAGGAAGGCTCTACAGGGCTTAACCACAGAAGAAAGACACACACGATAAACACGTTAGTACAAATGGCTTCAAGCACCCCCACCCTCAACTCACCCAGTCTGAAACTGAAGCGGGGCAGGGGTTTCCCCAGGCCGGTGAATAAGATGAAGCTGGGGAAAATGCAGAGTATCCTGAATGAGATTCTTTCAACTTCCAGTCAAAACGGCACTCTTGCTCTGAAGTCGGCCTCCGCCCCTGTTTCCTCAGCTATGACCGCCATGGCGTCCACCATTGAGGCTCGGCTGGGAAAGCAGATAAACGTCAGTAAAAGAGGAACCATCTACATCGGAAAGAAGAGGGGTCGTAAACCAAGAGCAGAAACCCAAGGCTCCAACACTCCAAAAACCACTAGGGAGAAGCCCCTAATATCTGTCTCCACTTCAAGTCTCTATGAGAGTCCTGCAGTGCCTTCTGCCACCTCATCTCCCAACCCCACTGCTCCATCCATCAGAGCCAGCCACCCTGATGCCACTATGCCCAGTTTGCAGCCCATCTCAGCCTTGCCCTCCAAGCCTCCTGGCAGGGGATTCCTCTCTGGAGGGTGGAAATTGTCTCCGCCACGCCTTCTGGCTAATTCCCCCTCCCACCTGTCAGAGGGGGCGTCTGTGAAAGAGGCGACCCTGTCCCCCATCAGTGAGTCCCACAGTGAAGAAACTATTCCCAGTGACAGCGGGATTGGAACAGACAACAACAGCACCTCAGACCAAACTGAGAAGGGCCCGGCCTCAAGGCGGAG GTACTCCTTTGACCTGTGCGGGTATGAGGCTGCTGAGGCGGCAGCTTTAGAAGCATCGAACAGGAACAGCAGGACTCGTTGTGATCGCCAAGTCACCGCTGTTGATAACTTTCTGTCACAGcaggaaaagaaacaaaaacatcatcGGAGGAAGAGGAAGTGCCTACAAAGCCGTGACCATCTTCACTTTCTCGCTGAACTGGAGGAG GTGGTGTTAAAGCTCCAGCAGCTACGAGTGTCTCACAGACGATTCACCTGCTACCCCCAGCACCCGTATCCCTCAATTTTCCGCCTCAACTTCCATCATTACTACCCTGTGAGCTACGACTCGTACTCGTGTGACTCCAGCTCGTATCTCCGCAGGAGTGCTGATCTGAAGGCTAAGAGGAGACGTGGCCGCCCAGCCAAAGCCAGCGAGCCAATCACATCCAAGCTGCCTTTCGTTCAAGGATACGGTTATCCGCTGGCTGGGGGAAATTACTATGCAGCACCGTATGCGATGCCTTACGCACCTCATCTGAGTCTGGGCTActttccccctcctcccccatTTTACCTGCCCCATCACTCACTAGGCCCTGCACCTCCATCTCCTTTCATGAGGCCAGCTGTCCCCCCACCCAAGGCTTTCCACTCCAGTGGACACCCAAAGCTCCAGCCTGGGTCCAAGCTGCGCAATGCTAGTGCCCCCCTCCAAGGGTCCTCTTTAAGAGAGGGCCTGGGGTCCCTTGGAAGTGGCAACGCAGGAAGTCTTGCAGGGGTTCGCCTCCACAAGAGGAAGCACAAGCACAAACATAAGCACAAGGATGAACCCCTCCTTTCACTGCGAGACCGACAAGAGCTTGGCGGGCTCTTCAGCGGAGCTAAGACAAATGCACGTCTTAGCATGTTGAGCGACAGGAGGGACCTGACCAGTCAAAGCTCCTCAAAGCATTTGGAGAAGCAGAGGAGCAGTGGGAGAGCCTCAGGCCTGGGGTCCAGCTTAGGGATGTTTGAGTCGGACCAGCTGTCCGCACGCTCTCTCTCTGACAGTCAGTTCCACTCCAGTCAGACCCAACAGCCAATTAACAGCTTCATGAGCAGCTACAGCAGCCAATCGCAGCGATCAGGGTCGGCGTCTGACCTCATTTTGGGGTCGCACGAGGACGAGTGCAGTGGCAGGAATAGGAAGACGAGGCTCGCTGTGTTCGGAGATCAGGGGCTACTGTCATTTCAAACTGCTCGACAAGAGCCAGGACAAATAAACAAGTGCTCCAGTCCCTCCCTCACTG GTGTTCCCGGTAAGCGGAGGTACAAGCGACGCGAGGTGGAGCAGATCCAGAAGGACGTGAGGAGGATGCATTCTTTGAACTTTGAGCATGTGCAAAAGATCCTCCGTGCCAAGCGGCTGCAGCGACAAGCCAAAACAGGAAACAACGTCATTAAAAGACGGCCAGGACGGCCCAGAAAACAGCCCATAGTGGAACCAGAGCAGCAGACCATCAGGAAGGAGGTAGATCGGGTTGATGGTCAGGGTTTGGACATGTTGGCCGGTAGAAGAGGTGATGGAAGAACTCTGGGGATGCCTATCCTTGAGCGGTGCGACGACCTGCCAGGTAGGCAGAGCCTCAGGCCGAGCCTGACCCCTGAACCTCTGGAGTTCTCAAACCATGACTCCATCTCTGCAACGATTGAGACTGTGGTGCATCAAGCGCGATCTGTGCCTCAGCCAGCTAAAGGGGGGAAACGCAGAAGCCGAGGCCACAGCAGGGACGACTTGTGGGCTCCCTCTGGTCTATAG